A single region of the Pseudomonas mandelii genome encodes:
- the arsN2 gene encoding arsenic resistance N-acetyltransferase ArsN2 yields the protein MMIQATEIAGGQRQRFRDALKFADLPADDIDLPGRTFFEFSRNGETVGWGGFETHGTDGLLRSMVVEPAYRSKGVGAEVLRVIEAIGAEQGIARFHLLTTTASGFFEQQGYAVNQRGSAPPLISQTEQFRGLCPGSACYMCKALSANARK from the coding sequence ATGATGATCCAGGCAACGGAAATAGCCGGAGGACAGAGGCAGCGCTTTCGCGATGCGCTGAAATTTGCTGACCTTCCAGCAGACGATATTGATCTTCCGGGCCGAACCTTTTTTGAGTTCTCACGGAATGGTGAGACTGTTGGATGGGGAGGGTTTGAAACGCATGGGACAGATGGATTGCTGCGCTCCATGGTCGTAGAGCCGGCGTACAGATCGAAAGGGGTTGGGGCTGAGGTGCTTCGAGTCATTGAAGCAATAGGCGCCGAGCAGGGAATCGCTCGATTTCATTTGCTGACAACAACTGCTTCAGGATTTTTTGAGCAGCAGGGCTATGCAGTAAATCAACGAGGCTCAGCGCCACCTCTGATTTCTCAGACGGAGCAGTTCAGGGGGCTTTGCCCTGGCTCGGCTTGCTACATGTGCAAGGCATTATCTGCGAATGCACGAAAGTAG
- a CDS encoding ATP-dependent nuclease encodes MALITQIKIRGYRIYRDFTLRPNARLNILVGGNDAGKSTLIEAIALALNGRIGGRGVLEELNPYWFNTDMVEEFVALRKAGKKVALPEILIELYLDKRDDLQGLCGAINTDVPTNACPGVSLRIFPNEEYRDMLDEWLKSPTALLPVEYYTYEWRSFADQELTRRPRALSVAVIDSRTVRSTSGVDYHLRQILSDHLEPSEKASISLSYREVKASMTESALSDVNTRLALLEASLENEPMALAMDQSSRSSWEGSVTPHVDDVPFSMAGQGQQAAIKISLAMKRHSAKASIVMIEEPENHLSHTSLATLLSRIEALATDQQQLFISTHSTYVLNRLGLNSLLLLNRNTASKITELTPDTVRYFQRLPGYDTLRMVLAKKVVLVEGPSDEIIFERVFKDKYRLTPMASGIDVISMRGLALARCLELCAAINKQVAVMRDNDGVEPVKLREPVEKWLDGARRELFIGDVSDGKTLEPQLIHHNGEKGLRTILGITVAADLETWMIREKTEGALRIAESTDALIPPAYMEAAAKFIHG; translated from the coding sequence ATGGCCTTGATAACCCAGATCAAGATTCGTGGTTACCGCATCTATCGAGACTTCACCCTAAGACCTAACGCTCGACTCAACATCCTCGTCGGCGGTAATGACGCGGGAAAATCAACGCTGATAGAAGCTATCGCCCTAGCGCTCAACGGGCGGATCGGCGGACGAGGCGTGCTAGAAGAGTTGAACCCTTACTGGTTCAACACCGACATGGTCGAAGAATTCGTGGCTCTGAGGAAGGCAGGAAAGAAAGTCGCCCTCCCTGAAATTTTGATCGAGCTCTATTTGGATAAGCGAGACGATCTGCAAGGGCTCTGCGGGGCAATCAACACCGATGTTCCGACTAACGCCTGTCCCGGCGTCTCCCTGAGAATCTTCCCAAACGAAGAGTATCGAGACATGCTCGACGAGTGGCTCAAGTCGCCGACTGCGCTGCTGCCCGTCGAATATTACACCTATGAGTGGCGGAGCTTCGCTGACCAAGAGCTTACCAGACGTCCCCGAGCCCTCTCAGTCGCTGTCATTGACTCCCGCACAGTGAGATCCACCAGCGGAGTTGACTACCATCTGCGCCAGATCCTCAGTGATCATCTGGAACCAAGCGAAAAGGCGTCAATTTCGCTGAGCTACCGTGAGGTCAAAGCATCCATGACCGAAAGCGCTCTTTCAGACGTCAACACGCGCCTCGCATTGCTTGAGGCCTCTCTTGAGAATGAGCCTATGGCGCTCGCCATGGATCAAAGCTCCAGATCGTCGTGGGAAGGCTCCGTGACCCCCCATGTAGATGATGTCCCATTTTCGATGGCGGGGCAGGGTCAGCAAGCAGCAATCAAAATATCGCTTGCGATGAAACGCCACTCAGCGAAGGCAAGCATAGTAATGATTGAGGAGCCGGAAAATCACCTTTCTCATACAAGCCTAGCTACGCTGTTGTCTCGCATTGAGGCATTGGCAACAGATCAGCAACAGCTTTTCATCTCAACTCATAGTACCTATGTGCTGAACAGGCTTGGGCTTAATTCGTTGCTTCTTTTGAACCGCAACACGGCCTCCAAAATAACTGAACTGACGCCTGACACCGTTAGGTACTTTCAGCGATTACCAGGTTACGACACGCTAAGGATGGTTCTAGCCAAGAAAGTTGTGTTGGTAGAGGGGCCGTCCGACGAGATCATTTTCGAGCGAGTTTTTAAGGATAAATATCGGCTTACACCAATGGCGTCTGGCATTGACGTCATCAGCATGCGAGGACTCGCACTGGCTCGATGTTTGGAGCTTTGTGCCGCTATCAACAAACAGGTCGCTGTGATGCGCGACAACGACGGAGTAGAGCCAGTTAAGCTGAGAGAGCCAGTGGAGAAATGGCTCGATGGCGCTCGGCGAGAGTTATTTATCGGCGACGTTAGTGACGGTAAGACGCTCGAGCCTCAGCTGATTCATCATAATGGTGAAAAAGGGTTGCGAACGATTCTGGGTATTACTGTTGCAGCCGACCTTGAGACTTGGATGATACGAGAGAAGACCGAGGGGGCTTTGAGAATCGCTGAGTCCACTGATGCACTGATCCCTCCAGCGTATATGGAAGCCGCAGCGAAGTTTATCCATGGCTAA
- a CDS encoding MAPEG family protein has protein sequence MTVALWCVLIAIFLPYLCTVIAKVSGRFRLQDNHDPRDFLESLNGLGRRAHAAQLNSFEVTPAFAIAVIVAHLVGTAQLVTVNVLAVLFITSRLLYIICYLADWAILRSLVWFVGMGLIASFFVVSV, from the coding sequence ATGACGGTTGCTCTGTGGTGCGTTTTGATCGCGATTTTCCTGCCCTATCTCTGCACGGTCATCGCCAAGGTCAGTGGCAGGTTCAGGCTGCAAGACAACCATGACCCCCGGGACTTTCTCGAGTCGCTCAATGGTCTGGGCAGGCGCGCGCATGCGGCGCAACTGAACAGCTTTGAAGTGACCCCGGCGTTTGCGATCGCGGTGATTGTTGCGCATCTGGTGGGCACGGCGCAGTTGGTGACGGTCAACGTGCTGGCGGTGCTGTTTATCACCAGTCGGCTGCTGTACATCATTTGCTACCTGGCGGACTGGGCGATATTGCGGTCGCTGGTGTGGTTTGTGGGGATGGGGTTGATTGCCAGTTTCTTTGTGGTGTCGGTCTGA
- the mltA gene encoding murein transglycosylase A, giving the protein MKSRFKAWRHHLVWTLPMVAVLAGCTGGDKDTPKTHALATYSSTSWEALPAVSDTDLVAGFGSWRSACTRLKADPVWGSTCAASANVPQTASDIRGFLKQNLDVYGLRAANDNPNGLITGYYEPVYPGSLTQTEVANIPVYGVPEDMIIVSLDSIYPELKGKRLRGRLEGRVLKPYDDAATIETNGVKAPVVAWLTDPMNLQFLQIQGSGRIQLDDGRQLRIAYADQNGHPYRPIGRWLVEQGELKKEDVTMGAISTWAKANPSRIPELLGSNPSYVFFTRNPDSNEGPRGSLNVPLTAGYSAAVDRKVIPLGSLLWLSTTKPDGTALIRPVAAQDTGGAIAGEVRADLFWGTGEAAGQLAGDMKQQGQIWMLWPKGAALPQVPQVADAAKANP; this is encoded by the coding sequence ATGAAAAGCCGTTTCAAGGCATGGCGTCACCACCTCGTGTGGACTCTTCCAATGGTGGCCGTGCTCGCCGGCTGCACCGGCGGCGATAAAGACACCCCTAAAACCCACGCCCTGGCGACCTACTCCAGTACCAGCTGGGAAGCATTGCCGGCGGTGTCCGACACCGACCTGGTCGCCGGCTTCGGCTCGTGGCGTAGCGCCTGCACCCGACTCAAGGCCGACCCGGTCTGGGGATCGACCTGCGCAGCTTCCGCCAATGTGCCGCAGACCGCCAGCGACATTCGCGGCTTCCTCAAGCAGAACCTCGACGTCTACGGCCTGCGCGCCGCCAATGACAATCCCAACGGTTTGATCACCGGCTATTACGAGCCGGTCTACCCGGGCAGCCTGACCCAGACCGAAGTGGCGAACATTCCGGTGTACGGCGTGCCCGAGGACATGATCATTGTCTCGCTGGACAGCATCTACCCGGAACTCAAAGGCAAACGCCTGCGCGGACGCCTCGAAGGTCGCGTGCTCAAGCCTTACGACGATGCGGCAACGATTGAGACCAATGGGGTAAAGGCGCCAGTGGTTGCGTGGCTGACCGACCCGATGAACCTGCAATTTCTGCAAATCCAGGGTTCGGGTCGCATCCAGCTCGACGACGGCCGCCAACTGCGCATTGCCTATGCTGACCAGAACGGCCATCCCTATCGCCCCATCGGGCGCTGGCTGGTGGAGCAAGGCGAGTTGAAGAAGGAAGACGTGACCATGGGCGCCATCAGCACGTGGGCAAAAGCCAATCCGTCGCGCATTCCGGAACTGCTGGGCAGCAACCCCAGTTACGTGTTCTTCACTCGCAACCCGGACAGCAACGAAGGGCCACGCGGCTCGCTGAACGTTCCGCTGACGGCCGGTTACAGCGCGGCAGTGGACCGCAAAGTCATTCCGCTGGGCAGCCTGTTGTGGTTATCCACGACAAAACCGGACGGTACTGCACTGATACGGCCCGTGGCGGCGCAAGACACTGGCGGCGCGATTGCCGGCGAAGTGCGTGCGGATCTGTTCTGGGGCACTGGCGAGGCGGCCGGGCAATTGGCCGGGGACATGAAACAGCAAGGGCAGATCTGGATGCTCTGGCCTAAAGGCGCGGCGTTGCCGCAAGTGCCGCAGGTTGCCGATGCGGCGAAGGCCAACCCGTAA
- a CDS encoding DUF1090 domain-containing protein codes for MKFLSPLALLTLCSVMAAPLMAAEEAPGLTGCAAKKQGIINQIELAKSHGNAEQQAGLETALSEVTTHCTDASLKKERENKVLDAKHEVSQRQADLDKAMKKGDPDKINKRKDKLAESRKELQNALDELDK; via the coding sequence ATGAAATTTCTTTCACCACTCGCCTTGCTGACCCTTTGCAGCGTGATGGCCGCTCCCCTGATGGCCGCCGAAGAAGCCCCGGGGCTGACCGGCTGCGCCGCCAAGAAACAGGGGATCATCAATCAGATCGAACTGGCCAAATCCCACGGCAATGCTGAACAGCAGGCTGGCCTCGAAACGGCCCTGAGCGAAGTCACCACCCATTGCACCGACGCCTCGCTGAAGAAAGAACGGGAAAACAAGGTGCTCGATGCCAAGCATGAAGTCAGCCAGCGCCAGGCCGATCTGGACAAGGCCATGAAGAAAGGCGATCCGGACAAGATCAACAAGCGCAAAGACAAACTTGCCGAGTCCCGAAAGGAATTGCAGAACGCGCTCGACGAGTTGGACAAGTAA
- a CDS encoding Cap15 family cyclic dinucleotide receptor domain-containing protein, with translation MIHDHEYSLLGGVNRALIGRYLTLLASAISGIAVFLLLSAEDLAKKYNLPVNLPPTALSLIGAGIVFALLYALFNKTVWKWRWAVKYLKVPDLSGEWHCTGTTLDIGGNPIRSWEADVYICQTWDKIRVRLKTHQSGSNSITAALVHDEADGYRLLYNYQNDPNPGEPELRGHVGSANLLFTKLLDSAQGDYFNGYGRPTYGRIELRRKNEHVN, from the coding sequence ATGATTCACGATCATGAATACAGCCTATTGGGCGGGGTTAATCGAGCTTTGATTGGCAGGTATCTGACACTACTAGCAAGCGCGATTTCCGGCATTGCGGTTTTTTTGCTGCTATCAGCTGAAGATTTGGCTAAAAAGTATAATCTGCCTGTAAATCTTCCACCGACAGCCCTGTCGCTAATTGGCGCAGGTATAGTCTTTGCCTTGCTATACGCTTTATTCAATAAGACGGTTTGGAAATGGCGTTGGGCAGTCAAATATCTAAAAGTCCCTGACCTGTCGGGAGAGTGGCACTGCACTGGAACGACACTGGACATCGGAGGAAATCCGATTCGCAGTTGGGAAGCAGATGTATATATCTGTCAAACCTGGGACAAGATCAGAGTGCGCTTGAAGACTCACCAATCGGGCTCAAACAGTATCACTGCGGCCTTGGTTCACGATGAGGCTGACGGATACCGCCTTCTTTATAACTATCAGAATGATCCTAATCCCGGCGAGCCTGAGCTTCGAGGACACGTTGGCAGTGCAAATCTATTATTTACCAAGTTATTAGATAGCGCACAGGGTGACTATTTTAACGGTTACGGTCGGCCCACCTATGGGCGAATAGAGCTGAGGAGAAAGAATGAGCACGTCAATTAA
- a CDS encoding MFS transporter has protein sequence MPLALLALAVAAFGIGTTEFVIMGLLPDVARDLAVSIPHAGLLITGYALGVVFGAPILAIGTANMPRKATLLGMTLMFILGNVLCALAPNYATLMAARVVTALCHGAFFGIGSVVAAGLVAPNKRAQAIAMMFTGLTLANVLGVPLGTALGQYAGWRSTFWAVSVIGVIAALAQWLWLPKDIAMDKANLASEFKVLGKVNVLLALGMSVLASTSLFSVFTYIAPILQDITGVSPHGVTIMLLLFGVGLTAGSMLGGRLADSRLLPSLVGMALAVAVILAAFSQTSHSVIPAAITLVLWGTFAFALCPILQLLIIDQAHEAPNLGSTLNQSAFNLGNAAGAWIGGLVVASGADLADLPWTGALVSGLTVLTALFYIYLQRRGATAVNVSG, from the coding sequence ATGCCACTCGCCTTGCTCGCCCTCGCTGTTGCCGCGTTCGGCATCGGCACCACTGAATTCGTCATCATGGGTTTGCTGCCCGACGTCGCCCGCGACCTCGCCGTGAGCATTCCCCACGCCGGCCTGCTGATCACCGGCTACGCCCTGGGCGTGGTGTTCGGCGCGCCGATTCTTGCGATCGGCACCGCCAACATGCCGCGCAAAGCCACGCTGCTGGGCATGACGCTGATGTTCATCCTCGGCAACGTGCTGTGCGCATTGGCACCGAACTATGCCACGTTGATGGCCGCGCGAGTGGTCACCGCGCTGTGCCACGGTGCGTTCTTCGGCATTGGCTCGGTAGTCGCGGCGGGCCTGGTTGCACCGAACAAAAGGGCGCAGGCCATTGCCATGATGTTCACCGGCCTGACGCTGGCCAACGTGCTCGGCGTGCCGTTGGGCACCGCGCTCGGGCAATACGCCGGTTGGCGTTCGACGTTCTGGGCGGTCTCGGTGATCGGGGTGATTGCAGCGCTCGCGCAGTGGCTCTGGCTGCCGAAGGACATCGCGATGGACAAAGCCAACCTCGCCAGCGAGTTCAAAGTGCTGGGCAAGGTCAATGTGTTGTTGGCATTGGGCATGAGCGTGCTGGCGTCGACCAGTCTGTTCAGCGTGTTCACCTACATCGCGCCGATTCTGCAGGACATCACCGGTGTCAGCCCCCATGGCGTGACAATCATGCTGTTGTTGTTTGGCGTCGGCCTGACGGCGGGCAGCATGCTGGGTGGTCGCCTGGCGGACAGCCGATTGCTGCCTTCATTGGTGGGCATGGCGCTGGCCGTGGCAGTGATATTGGCGGCCTTTAGCCAGACCAGTCACTCGGTGATTCCGGCGGCGATCACACTGGTGCTGTGGGGGACTTTCGCGTTTGCCCTGTGCCCGATTCTGCAACTGCTGATCATCGATCAGGCGCACGAAGCGCCGAACCTTGGCTCGACGCTGAACCAGAGCGCCTTCAATCTTGGCAACGCAGCAGGTGCGTGGATCGGCGGGCTGGTGGTTGCCAGCGGTGCGGACCTGGCGGATCTGCCGTGGACCGGTGCGCTGGTCAGTGGCCTGACGGTGCTGACCGCGCTGTTCTACATCTATCTGCAACGCCGCGGTGCGACTGCGGTCAATGTGTCCGGCTGA
- a CDS encoding UvrD-helicase domain-containing protein → MANHLTLAVAGGRKTQGLVEHCKSLPIDRRVLVVTFTQTNQLELRHRLASQAGDLQNLEVMGWYTFLLRHFAKPFLPFILPSERVGGFDFEGRPYFKAVGKARYMNRKNEVYASELGRLAFEVMQSSGGLLMHRLECLYDEILFDEVQDLSGYDWEIVHQLLLSKIDVRMVGDVRQSVLSTNPRGQKNKKYAYAAAIEWFRDRETKGLLCINYSSVTHRCRAEIATFSDSIFDASWGFPETTSENTACTGHDGVFLVSRKHVDDYVARFQPQSLRHSISSGKEYSLDFLNFKVSKGATYERVLIVPTVNIESFLKKGIHLEATSAASFYVAVTRAKQSVAIIVDQPGDSTLPYWHP, encoded by the coding sequence ATGGCTAACCATCTGACCTTAGCCGTTGCCGGAGGAAGGAAAACTCAGGGGCTGGTGGAACACTGCAAATCTCTGCCAATTGACCGTCGAGTGTTAGTCGTCACTTTCACGCAAACCAACCAGCTGGAGCTTCGCCACCGACTCGCCTCCCAAGCCGGCGACTTGCAAAACTTAGAGGTGATGGGATGGTACACATTCCTACTTCGCCATTTCGCCAAGCCTTTCCTACCATTCATTTTACCTAGCGAAAGGGTTGGCGGTTTCGACTTTGAAGGAAGGCCCTACTTCAAAGCGGTCGGCAAGGCCAGGTATATGAATCGAAAAAACGAGGTCTATGCCTCAGAGTTGGGAAGGCTTGCTTTCGAAGTAATGCAGTCCAGTGGTGGTTTGCTCATGCACCGACTCGAGTGTCTCTATGACGAGATTCTCTTTGATGAGGTGCAGGATCTAAGTGGCTACGACTGGGAAATAGTTCACCAGCTACTTTTGTCCAAAATCGACGTTCGAATGGTAGGTGACGTCCGGCAGTCTGTTTTGTCCACCAACCCTCGCGGTCAAAAGAATAAAAAATATGCCTACGCAGCCGCAATTGAATGGTTCCGGGATCGCGAAACTAAAGGTTTATTGTGCATCAACTACTCGTCGGTCACGCACAGATGCAGAGCTGAAATCGCAACTTTCTCAGACTCAATATTTGATGCCTCGTGGGGGTTTCCGGAAACCACCTCTGAGAACACTGCCTGCACGGGACATGATGGTGTTTTCCTCGTCAGCAGGAAACATGTCGACGATTACGTTGCAAGGTTTCAACCCCAATCTCTGAGGCACTCCATCAGCTCCGGTAAGGAATACTCACTGGATTTCCTAAATTTTAAGGTGTCGAAAGGTGCGACCTATGAGCGTGTTCTCATCGTGCCTACGGTGAATATAGAAAGCTTCCTAAAAAAAGGAATTCATTTGGAAGCAACATCTGCGGCATCTTTCTACGTCGCAGTAACGAGGGCCAAGCAAAGTGTGGCAATTATCGTTGATCAGCCCGGTGACTCGACGCTGCCTTATTGGCATCCATAA
- a CDS encoding nucleotidyltransferase family protein: MSTSINDRINRLRSRRSGLDRSSVIAMDAKDFIVNRSLTKEAWEHRVKDKPNTTFALGAMQEVDPTYTRISIETAERVSNQLSKRTSGNLEFELQGSVPLNVHIRGVSDVDLLAIEADFHTYDARGYMSTSGQYRSPTSRTSVGVLTARRGEISKALRDAFPAATIDTSGSKAIKLQGGSLARPVDVVPSHWHDTITYQASGQKHDRAVTILDSHKSTTIENWPFLHIKKVRERCETTGGGLRKSIRLCKNIKAELEAEGKPVTISSFDIASIMYHANMHSLSAGAYYELAILAETQRYLDYLWNNKEEARRLIVPDGSRFIFNTEDKFNGLLHLSVAMDSLLREVAKEQSFLLSLSEKPMLDASRVAVTNAVIF, from the coding sequence ATGAGCACGTCAATTAATGATCGAATTAACCGTCTACGCTCTAGACGCTCAGGGCTAGATAGATCCTCTGTAATCGCAATGGATGCGAAGGATTTCATCGTAAACCGAAGCCTCACAAAAGAAGCGTGGGAACATAGGGTTAAAGACAAGCCGAATACAACTTTTGCTTTAGGAGCGATGCAGGAGGTAGATCCTACCTACACCCGCATCAGCATCGAAACCGCAGAACGGGTTAGCAACCAGTTGTCGAAGAGGACAAGCGGTAATCTCGAATTTGAGCTACAGGGATCAGTACCACTGAATGTCCATATTCGAGGGGTCAGTGATGTTGATCTTTTAGCAATAGAAGCTGACTTTCATACCTATGATGCGCGTGGGTACATGAGTACATCGGGTCAGTACCGCTCACCGACCTCACGCACTTCAGTTGGGGTGTTAACCGCTCGCAGGGGCGAAATTAGTAAAGCTCTTCGTGATGCGTTTCCCGCTGCGACGATTGACACTTCTGGCTCTAAGGCCATCAAATTGCAAGGAGGGTCATTAGCACGTCCAGTAGACGTCGTGCCCTCCCACTGGCATGACACCATCACTTACCAAGCCTCTGGTCAGAAACATGACCGCGCTGTCACTATCCTAGATTCGCATAAAAGTACCACGATTGAAAACTGGCCTTTCCTGCACATCAAAAAGGTACGAGAACGATGTGAAACCACGGGTGGTGGACTCCGCAAATCAATAAGGTTATGTAAAAACATAAAGGCAGAGCTCGAGGCAGAGGGAAAACCTGTAACAATCTCAAGCTTTGATATTGCCTCAATAATGTACCATGCCAACATGCATAGCCTCTCCGCTGGTGCCTACTACGAATTAGCGATATTGGCCGAGACCCAAAGATATCTGGATTACTTATGGAACAACAAGGAAGAAGCGAGGCGACTGATAGTGCCAGATGGATCTCGCTTTATATTTAACACGGAAGACAAGTTTAACGGCTTGCTGCATCTCTCCGTGGCCATGGACAGCCTCCTTCGGGAGGTCGCTAAAGAGCAAAGCTTCCTGCTGAGCTTATCCGAGAAGCCTATGCTGGATGCCAGCAGGGTAGCTGTGACCAACGCGGTGATTTTCTAA
- a CDS encoding c-type cytochrome has translation MTLKRLSVVLLACLTLSACGGVDPNSPLGQRKAIFKQMLKTGEDLGGMLRGRIPFDGPKFAEGAVKLDTLSREPWKHFPQVREEDHSSAKDNVWQQQARFQDMARTLEAATGELVIASKVQPYKASNLGPAVQKVEDACSACHKEFRDH, from the coding sequence ATGACTCTTAAAAGACTTTCTGTTGTATTGCTGGCCTGCCTGACCTTGTCTGCCTGCGGTGGCGTTGATCCGAATTCGCCGCTGGGACAACGCAAGGCGATCTTCAAACAGATGCTCAAGACCGGTGAAGACCTGGGCGGTATGTTGCGTGGTCGTATCCCGTTCGACGGTCCGAAATTTGCCGAAGGCGCCGTGAAACTCGACACCTTGTCCCGTGAGCCTTGGAAACATTTCCCGCAAGTGCGTGAAGAAGATCACAGCAGCGCCAAGGACAATGTGTGGCAGCAGCAGGCACGCTTCCAGGACATGGCCCGCACCCTTGAAGCCGCCACCGGTGAATTGGTGATTGCCAGCAAGGTTCAGCCTTACAAGGCCAGTAACCTGGGCCCGGCGGTGCAGAAAGTCGAAGATGCCTGTAGTGCCTGCCATAAAGAGTTTCGGGATCATTGA
- a CDS encoding EamA family transporter, which produces MLATALVLVAALLHAAWNTLIKFSAERLLVVACMDSVAMLFVALMLPFVALPPIEIWPWILASAAFELLYRYLLIQAYRVGDLGLVYPLMRGLSPLVVLALTLIFAGEVLTNQQIFGILLIPFGMLCLLWQGGGGARLPWSMLPVVALIGLCIGCYTFIDGQALRRWSHPLDYLVWVTLLSAWPFPLLALVSKRTAFMLFWREQWRLGLAVGFCVLFSYALVLWAMQLGSIAEAAALREISVILVVLFGMRYLKEPFGRPRLLACGLVLIGILVMKF; this is translated from the coding sequence GTGCTTGCGACGGCTTTGGTGTTGGTGGCGGCGCTGTTGCACGCGGCGTGGAATACCCTGATCAAATTCAGCGCCGAACGGCTGCTGGTGGTGGCCTGCATGGATAGCGTCGCGATGCTGTTTGTCGCCCTGATGCTGCCGTTCGTGGCGCTGCCACCGATTGAAATCTGGCCATGGATTCTGGCGTCGGCGGCGTTCGAACTGCTCTATCGCTATCTGCTGATCCAGGCGTATCGGGTCGGCGACCTCGGGTTGGTCTATCCGTTGATGCGTGGGCTGTCGCCGCTGGTGGTGCTGGCACTGACGCTGATCTTCGCTGGCGAAGTGCTGACGAATCAGCAGATCTTCGGAATCCTGTTGATTCCGTTTGGCATGCTGTGCCTGCTCTGGCAGGGCGGCGGTGGTGCGCGTCTGCCGTGGTCGATGTTGCCGGTGGTGGCACTGATCGGCCTGTGCATCGGCTGCTACACCTTCATCGATGGCCAGGCGTTACGGCGCTGGTCGCACCCTCTGGACTATCTGGTCTGGGTCACGTTGCTCAGCGCTTGGCCGTTCCCGTTGCTGGCGCTGGTAAGCAAGCGCACGGCGTTCATGCTGTTCTGGCGTGAACAGTGGCGACTGGGGCTGGCGGTCGGGTTCTGCGTGTTGTTCAGCTACGCTTTGGTGCTGTGGGCAATGCAGCTGGGGTCGATTGCCGAAGCGGCGGCGTTGCGCGAGATCAGCGTGATTCTGGTGGTGCTGTTCGGCATGCGTTACCTGAAAGAACCTTTCGGCAGGCCAAGGCTCTTAGCCTGTGGGCTCGTACTGATCGGTATTTTGGTCATGAAGTTCTAA